From a single Methylacidiphilum kamchatkense Kam1 genomic region:
- a CDS encoding glycosyl hydrolase family 28-related protein: MVRKKIYISFIFSICLFLFVESLLGRSTVFWSSEPVDPADGVVLYGGGFDPKEEIFLWAVPDDDPKTNYIPFSFAKEKRVSVSPIQVSDQSIKFQIPAVFPPGIFGVEISENRFLINRPHIEWCQPARLLPGLKQDETYPGSELCIIGKNILLAPEDAQRLKVILVPKKDGQKDGQPIILEVIEAEKYCCRVKIPDNLTPGEFDLLVHNGHGGPAGWSDAYFLKVVPATPWPNKIFNVRDYGAKGNGLADDSQALRKALQAAEANGGGIVYIPAGTYKVRGSFFIPPKTLLEGDGMDFSWLKWPDNAPLEEADFISAAFLTSGQFSLEELSISIRNAKRVLVDSSALKDEEFIGNSRDWEDLSALFKGKVAPLKESSSDVFIRNVRIQFFPFYGYPKENIESSLLWKILKWGLDRVDGLGYSIALGSLSNVEISGCEIIGSRQRAVHLKNGRITQNSFYNPMGAFCITEIGGERLFVEDNWFADESSFYRRLLPLRYLYVAHNQFSEFGRGNKEALSFNLNFPMGKKREAALKSSSLTASLSGNEVTFKENILTKDSLVGQEIVVMGHSSKREFFVRKVIANSEQKITIDRGTSLPVNQEVTIYFLPWDRPLISTVGSSEGIKTTINEKNIFPGLVGMDALIISGKGAGQLRKVTALNANTVSLDKPWDIVPDFSSLLLFYQWEGKAIFFENQSQDCRFLFPLSGLAYDVIFDGNQVKRTQGMIASSGFFIQWLNNVLDVAVSYPVVENKDPLDQEIRSLNFGVLGFLIDPNMTNLSNVPFEMIRGGFCDRTV; this comes from the coding sequence TTGGTTAGAAAAAAAATTTACATTTCCTTTATCTTTTCCATTTGTCTTTTTCTTTTTGTTGAGAGCCTCTTGGGTCGGTCGACTGTTTTTTGGAGTTCAGAGCCTGTTGATCCTGCTGACGGTGTAGTTCTCTATGGAGGTGGGTTTGATCCCAAAGAGGAAATATTTCTTTGGGCTGTACCTGACGACGATCCTAAAACCAATTATATCCCCTTTTCTTTTGCTAAAGAAAAGCGAGTTTCGGTTTCTCCAATCCAGGTATCTGATCAATCTATAAAATTTCAGATTCCAGCAGTTTTCCCTCCAGGAATATTTGGAGTAGAAATCTCTGAAAATAGATTTTTGATCAATAGACCTCACATAGAATGGTGCCAACCTGCTCGGCTTCTTCCAGGGTTAAAGCAAGATGAAACTTATCCAGGTTCCGAATTGTGTATTATTGGGAAAAATATCCTATTGGCTCCAGAAGATGCACAACGGTTGAAGGTTATTTTGGTCCCGAAAAAAGATGGACAAAAAGATGGACAGCCCATAATCCTAGAAGTGATTGAAGCTGAAAAATATTGTTGTCGAGTTAAAATTCCAGATAATCTAACTCCTGGTGAATTTGATCTACTTGTTCATAACGGTCATGGAGGTCCTGCTGGATGGAGTGATGCTTATTTTCTAAAGGTTGTTCCTGCGACTCCTTGGCCCAATAAAATTTTTAATGTCAGGGATTATGGAGCTAAAGGAAATGGGCTCGCTGATGATTCTCAAGCTTTACGGAAAGCCTTACAGGCAGCCGAGGCCAATGGAGGAGGCATAGTATATATTCCGGCCGGAACCTACAAAGTGAGAGGCAGTTTTTTTATTCCGCCAAAAACTTTGCTGGAAGGGGATGGAATGGATTTTTCTTGGCTCAAGTGGCCGGATAATGCACCTCTTGAAGAAGCGGACTTTATTAGCGCCGCTTTCCTTACCTCTGGGCAATTCTCCTTAGAAGAGTTATCGATAAGTATCAGAAATGCAAAACGGGTTCTTGTGGATAGTTCCGCCCTCAAAGATGAGGAGTTTATTGGAAATTCTAGAGATTGGGAAGATCTATCAGCACTTTTTAAAGGGAAAGTAGCTCCACTGAAAGAATCTTCTTCTGATGTTTTTATTCGCAATGTTCGAATACAGTTTTTTCCTTTTTATGGATATCCAAAGGAAAATATTGAAAGTAGTCTCTTGTGGAAAATCCTAAAATGGGGATTAGATCGAGTGGATGGGTTGGGCTATTCTATTGCTCTAGGAAGTCTTAGCAATGTCGAAATTTCAGGCTGTGAGATCATTGGCTCAAGACAGAGAGCTGTGCATTTAAAAAATGGTCGAATTACCCAAAATAGTTTCTATAACCCAATGGGTGCCTTTTGCATCACAGAAATAGGAGGCGAAAGACTTTTTGTTGAAGATAACTGGTTTGCCGATGAGTCTTCTTTTTATAGACGCCTTCTCCCATTGAGGTATTTGTATGTTGCCCATAATCAATTTTCTGAATTTGGTAGAGGCAACAAGGAGGCTTTGTCTTTTAATCTTAATTTTCCGATGGGAAAAAAGAGGGAAGCTGCTCTGAAATCTTCCTCTTTGACTGCCAGCCTCTCTGGTAACGAAGTGACTTTCAAAGAAAATATTTTGACGAAAGATTCTTTGGTGGGCCAAGAAATTGTAGTAATGGGGCATTCGAGCAAACGGGAATTTTTCGTAAGGAAAGTCATTGCGAATAGCGAACAAAAAATAACAATCGATAGAGGAACTTCTTTACCAGTAAATCAAGAAGTCACTATTTATTTTCTGCCATGGGATAGACCGTTGATTTCTACGGTTGGCTCTTCTGAAGGAATAAAGACAACTATCAATGAGAAAAACATTTTTCCTGGGCTTGTTGGCATGGACGCTCTTATTATTTCAGGGAAAGGAGCTGGCCAGCTTAGGAAAGTAACGGCATTAAATGCAAACACTGTGAGCCTTGATAAGCCATGGGATATAGTTCCAGATTTTTCAAGCCTTTTGCTTTTCTATCAGTGGGAAGGTAAAGCCATTTTTTTTGAAAATCAAAGCCAGGATTGTAGATTCCTTTTTCCTTTAAGCGGTTTAGCTTATGATGTCATTTTTGATGGAAATCAGGTAAAAAGAACGCAAGGTATGATTGCTTCCAGTGGTTTTTTTATACAATGGCTTAATAATGTCCTAGATGTTGCTGTTTCCTATCCAGTGGTTGAGAATAAGGATCCTTTAGACCAAGAAATTCGTAGCTTAAATTTTGGAGTTTTAGGCTTTCTAATTGATCCAAATATGACAAATCTTTCGAATGTTCCTTTCGAAATGATTCGAGGGGGGTTCTGCGATCGAACCGTTTAG
- a CDS encoding mannose-1-phosphate guanylyltransferase codes for MDNVFVFILAGGSGERFWPVSRRSTPKHLISFFSNKTLLEETIHRIKGLVPEENLYILSNKDQLSSIAKKLPSFPLEKILFEPEKRDTAAASALATAIAARHSEEATVVLLPADCKINDREIFRDQLLSAVLFAQETKSIVAFSIPPTYPATGFGYLKLGKTNCFVKNGEKFFPVIRFVEKPSVDAARRYIEEGDCGWNSGMFLWTVKVFIEETQRWAFPFYHFILEYLEKPLEWESAFISLPKISIDYALMEKTDKIFALEARFDWNDLGNWISVAEYLDKDEKGNRVKGKMCAYDAKENIVVSDSKLVALCGVNDLIVIESEQAILVCHKDKIHELKKLYEKLPQEFK; via the coding sequence GTGGACAATGTTTTTGTTTTCATACTGGCTGGAGGAAGTGGAGAACGCTTTTGGCCAGTAAGCAGGAGAAGTACACCAAAACACTTAATTTCCTTTTTTTCTAATAAAACGCTTCTGGAAGAGACAATTCATAGGATCAAAGGTTTAGTTCCAGAAGAAAATCTCTATATTTTGTCAAATAAAGACCAACTTTCCTCTATTGCGAAAAAATTGCCATCGTTTCCATTAGAAAAAATTCTTTTTGAACCAGAAAAAAGAGATACCGCCGCTGCTTCTGCACTGGCTACAGCCATAGCGGCAAGGCATTCTGAAGAGGCAACTGTCGTTTTATTGCCTGCCGACTGTAAAATCAATGACAGAGAGATATTCCGTGACCAATTGCTCTCTGCTGTCTTGTTTGCTCAAGAAACGAAAAGCATTGTCGCTTTTTCTATTCCTCCCACTTATCCAGCGACAGGATTTGGGTATTTGAAATTAGGTAAAACCAATTGTTTTGTAAAAAACGGCGAAAAGTTTTTTCCTGTTATTCGTTTTGTGGAAAAACCGTCAGTTGATGCAGCTCGACGTTATATCGAAGAAGGAGATTGCGGCTGGAATTCGGGGATGTTTCTATGGACGGTGAAAGTATTTATAGAAGAGACCCAACGGTGGGCCTTTCCTTTTTATCACTTTATTTTGGAGTATCTTGAAAAGCCTTTAGAATGGGAAAGTGCTTTTATCAGTTTGCCTAAGATATCTATCGATTATGCGTTGATGGAAAAAACTGACAAGATATTTGCACTAGAGGCAAGATTTGATTGGAATGATCTTGGAAATTGGATTTCGGTCGCGGAATATTTAGATAAAGATGAGAAAGGGAACAGGGTCAAAGGGAAAATGTGTGCCTATGACGCGAAAGAAAATATTGTTGTATCAGATTCGAAACTCGTTGCTTTGTGTGGTGTCAATGACCTTATTGTCATCGAATCTGAACAGGCTATTCTTGTTTGTCATAAGGATAAGATCCACGAATTGAAAAAATTGTACGAAAAACTCCCTCAAGAATTCAAGTGA
- a CDS encoding SDR family oxidoreductase codes for MASKTLSRKTAIVTGASSGIGYATALALASAGANLVVGARRMERLNSLVEKIEAMGASAIAIRTNVRELSDVDSLVLGAKKKFGGVDIFVNSAGIMPLSLLRKMRVAEWLNMIDINFKGAVHVLSAILPTFLEQKYGHLVFVSSIASKKIIPGSAIYSACSSAIRTLAEGIRMELSPFDQIKITLVETGYVQTELFDSIEDEEIKRSITAELGTISPLKAEEVASAILYALCQPSHVDINEIVMRPTMQAL; via the coding sequence ATGGCTTCTAAAACACTAAGTAGAAAAACAGCAATCGTCACGGGGGCTTCGAGCGGTATTGGATATGCAACAGCTCTAGCCCTTGCCAGCGCTGGAGCTAATCTTGTTGTGGGAGCCCGCAGAATGGAAAGGTTAAACAGCCTCGTAGAGAAGATCGAAGCGATGGGAGCATCAGCTATAGCAATACGAACCAATGTCAGGGAACTGAGCGATGTGGATAGCTTAGTTTTAGGGGCAAAAAAGAAGTTTGGTGGTGTCGATATATTTGTCAATAGTGCAGGCATCATGCCTCTTTCATTATTAAGAAAAATGAGAGTAGCCGAATGGCTGAATATGATCGATATAAATTTTAAAGGGGCTGTTCATGTGCTATCAGCCATTTTACCGACCTTTCTAGAGCAAAAATATGGTCATTTGGTCTTTGTCTCCTCTATTGCTTCGAAAAAAATTATCCCAGGGTCTGCGATATACTCAGCTTGTTCATCAGCTATAAGAACTCTTGCCGAAGGAATAAGAATGGAACTCTCTCCATTTGATCAAATCAAAATCACCCTTGTCGAAACTGGCTATGTTCAAACCGAGCTTTTTGATTCCATCGAAGATGAAGAAATCAAACGTTCCATTACCGCTGAATTAGGTACAATATCTCCACTAAAAGCTGAGGAGGTTGCTTCGGCCATTCTTTACGCCCTTTGCCAACCTTCTCATGTGGACATAAATGAAATTGTGATGAGGCCAACAATGCAGGCATTATAA
- a CDS encoding GNAT family N-acetyltransferase, which produces MSNEVVIREATDEDCLKLYLLFKSVVEEQTAYPFSLPFSYADFLNFWNVPPPVWRYCSCLNGIIVGGYLLKPNFIGLGNHIANASFFVAKPYRKQGIGEAMGKHAIENARKLNFLAIQFNYVVSTNYPAINLWLKLGFKIVGTIPKAFRHPIFGCVDVYVMFRELI; this is translated from the coding sequence ATGTCCAATGAAGTTGTCATCAGGGAAGCAACAGATGAGGATTGTTTAAAACTCTATCTTCTTTTTAAATCCGTTGTTGAAGAACAAACTGCTTATCCTTTTTCACTTCCTTTTTCCTATGCCGATTTCCTTAATTTTTGGAATGTTCCTCCGCCAGTTTGGAGATATTGTTCCTGCCTTAACGGTATCATTGTGGGCGGTTATCTACTTAAACCAAACTTTATTGGACTTGGAAATCATATTGCCAATGCTTCCTTTTTTGTTGCCAAACCTTACCGCAAACAGGGCATTGGAGAGGCCATGGGGAAGCATGCGATAGAAAATGCAAGAAAACTAAACTTTCTAGCGATACAATTTAATTATGTCGTTAGTACCAATTATCCAGCAATCAATCTATGGTTAAAACTGGGATTTAAAATTGTAGGGACAATTCCAAAAGCTTTCCGTCATCCTATCTTTGGATGTGTCGATGTGTATGTGATGTTTAGGGAGCTTATTTAG
- a CDS encoding amino acid permease, which yields MDLSKPAEKQKLVKSLNAFDLFLLGVGAIIGSGIFVLTGVAAAREAGPALSISFVFAGIVCLFTAFSYAEFSSVIHSAGSAYTYAYKMIGRFAGWITGWCLILAYLLTGAVVSIGWSAYMVDLLHALGIPFPSKFAHAPSEGGLMNVPAMGIVFLMSLLLSKGAKESAWFNHLIVGVKLLVILLFIFVASRHIDPSNWIPFMPFGWKGVMGGAAFIFFAYLGFDAVSTTAEEAKNPGRDLPIGIIGSLVFCTFLYILVGLLLTGVVSYRKLDVKDPVAFALMQVGEHLAASIVSVGALGGITSALLVNMYGQSRIFFAMSRDRFLPSFLEKLHPKFNTPYRIILGSGLIMALLSGFTPIQTVAELTNVGALTAFIMVSVSVLVMRKKYPELVAPFRAPGMPWTGILSIVSCFFLIAHLNKIVLMAFVGWLFIGFVMYLFYWENPLDKRKRGLRL from the coding sequence ATGGATCTTTCGAAACCTGCTGAGAAACAGAAGCTAGTAAAGTCGCTAAATGCCTTTGATCTTTTTTTGCTCGGGGTTGGAGCGATCATTGGATCAGGAATATTTGTATTGACAGGAGTAGCAGCAGCAAGGGAAGCAGGCCCAGCATTGAGCATTTCTTTTGTCTTTGCAGGCATAGTCTGTCTTTTTACTGCATTTTCATATGCTGAATTTTCTTCGGTCATTCATTCAGCTGGTAGCGCTTATACCTACGCCTACAAGATGATTGGAAGGTTTGCTGGATGGATTACGGGCTGGTGTTTAATTTTAGCCTATCTTTTGACAGGTGCAGTCGTTTCGATTGGATGGTCGGCATATATGGTGGATCTGCTTCATGCTCTTGGAATTCCTTTTCCATCCAAATTTGCTCATGCTCCATCGGAAGGAGGGCTCATGAATGTTCCTGCAATGGGAATTGTCTTTTTGATGTCCCTTTTACTTTCGAAGGGAGCAAAAGAAAGTGCTTGGTTTAATCATTTGATTGTGGGTGTAAAGTTATTGGTTATTCTTTTGTTTATCTTTGTTGCTTCCAGACATATTGATCCTTCTAATTGGATCCCTTTTATGCCTTTTGGATGGAAAGGAGTGATGGGAGGAGCTGCATTCATTTTTTTTGCTTATTTAGGGTTCGATGCGGTCTCAACGACAGCAGAGGAAGCTAAAAATCCTGGAAGAGATTTACCAATAGGGATCATTGGTTCTCTTGTATTTTGCACTTTTCTTTATATCCTCGTGGGTCTATTGCTTACTGGAGTTGTTTCTTATAGGAAGCTGGATGTAAAAGATCCAGTCGCTTTTGCTTTAATGCAGGTAGGAGAGCATCTGGCAGCATCTATTGTCAGTGTGGGAGCTTTAGGTGGTATCACTTCGGCTCTTCTTGTTAATATGTATGGACAGAGCAGGATTTTTTTTGCCATGTCTCGTGATCGGTTTTTGCCTTCATTCCTAGAAAAGCTTCATCCTAAGTTCAATACTCCTTACCGAATTATACTTGGTTCAGGTTTGATTATGGCTTTACTTTCTGGTTTTACGCCAATTCAGACAGTCGCCGAACTTACGAATGTTGGGGCTCTAACAGCATTTATAATGGTTTCGGTATCTGTTTTGGTAATGAGAAAGAAATACCCTGAGCTGGTAGCCCCTTTTAGAGCCCCTGGAATGCCATGGACTGGCATTCTTTCCATTGTCAGCTGCTTTTTTTTAATTGCTCATTTGAACAAGATTGTCCTTATGGCTTTCGTAGGCTGGCTTTTTATTGGTTTTGTCATGTATCTATTTTACTGGGAAAATCCTCTAGATAAAAGGAAGAGAGGATTACGGTTGTGA
- a CDS encoding RNA polymerase sigma factor: protein MSKNEFEEYVEAHYVDIYRFALSLCRQVDKACDLTQQTFVLLYTNKNRIKDASRIKNWLFTTLYRLFLRSKKREERYQYMEIEEMENFLVVEHKGEIAVDSEFVKDCLMKIDEPYRIALWLYYMDELSYLDIAAILNVPLGTVMSRIFRGKKLLRDLILEKKKRKVQNSKKVSV, encoded by the coding sequence ATGAGTAAAAATGAATTTGAAGAATATGTAGAAGCACATTATGTAGACATTTATCGGTTTGCCTTATCTCTATGCAGACAGGTAGATAAAGCGTGTGATCTAACTCAACAGACTTTTGTTTTGCTCTATACGAACAAAAATAGAATTAAAGATGCTTCAAGAATCAAAAATTGGCTTTTTACAACTCTTTATAGGCTTTTTCTTCGATCAAAAAAAAGGGAAGAACGCTATCAGTATATGGAAATAGAAGAGATGGAAAATTTTCTTGTGGTCGAACATAAAGGCGAAATAGCCGTAGATAGTGAGTTTGTTAAGGACTGTCTTATGAAAATTGACGAACCTTATAGGATTGCCCTTTGGTTATATTACATGGATGAACTTTCGTATCTGGATATTGCGGCAATATTAAATGTTCCTCTTGGCACCGTAATGTCCAGAATATTCCGCGGGAAAAAACTGCTTAGAGATTTAATCCTTGAAAAGAAAAAAAGAAAAGTTCAAAATAGCAAAAAGGTTTCAGTGTAA